A genomic stretch from Desulfolutivibrio sulfodismutans DSM 3696 includes:
- a CDS encoding LysE family transporter yields the protein MTDIPAFFAAGAALGASAGFSPGPLLTLVMAQTLAHGPREGVKVAMAPLLTDIPMLAASLLALSFVQDRPAILGALSLAGAAVVAFYGWECLRARPLSLPDIRVAPGSLKKGVIANFLNPHPYVFWATVGAPATLAAARSPGGLAAAAAFLGGFYLCLVGAKVCAALVTGRFRAFLGSRGYALLMRLLGLALFAFAALFVRDAGQFFGLVP from the coding sequence ATGACCGATATCCCCGCCTTTTTCGCCGCCGGAGCGGCGCTCGGGGCCAGCGCCGGGTTCTCCCCGGGGCCCCTTTTGACCCTGGTCATGGCCCAGACCCTGGCCCATGGGCCGCGCGAGGGCGTCAAGGTGGCCATGGCCCCCTTGCTCACCGACATCCCCATGCTCGCGGCATCCCTTTTGGCCCTGTCCTTCGTACAGGACCGCCCCGCCATCCTGGGCGCGCTGTCCCTGGCCGGGGCCGCCGTGGTGGCGTTCTACGGCTGGGAATGCCTGCGCGCCCGGCCCCTCTCCCTGCCGGATATCCGCGTCGCGCCTGGGTCGCTCAAAAAAGGCGTCATCGCCAACTTTTTAAATCCCCACCCCTATGTCTTCTGGGCCACCGTGGGCGCGCCTGCCACCCTGGCCGCAGCCCGCTCCCCGGGAGGCCTCGCCGCCGCAGCCGCGTTCCTCGGCGGCTTCTACCTGTGCCTGGTGGGGGCCAAGGTCTGCGCGGCGCTTGTGACCGGCCGCTTCCGCGCCTTTCTGGGCAGCCGGGGCTACGCCCTGCTCATGCGGCTTCTGGGGCTGGCCCTTTTCGCCTTCGCCGCGCTTTTCGTGCGCGACGCCGGGCAGTTCTTCGGACTCGTCCCCTGA
- a CDS encoding carbon-nitrogen hydrolase, which yields MTAPFTAGLIQMAPAKTKAASLAKAATLIHEAAACGANVVCLPELFTTPYFCRTQDHAAFDLAEPIPGPTTQAMAKAARDNDVTVIAPLFERRGPGLYHNSLAVIGPEGEMTGIYRKMHIPHDPGFEEKFYFTPGDLGFRAFPTPNGTIGALICWDQWFPEAARATALLGAIMLFYPTAIGWHPSEKAEFGETQRDAWMTVQRSHAITNGLYVAAVNRVGVEGKGKAYAGSLEFWGSSFVADPMGRIIAQAPVDAETILTADIDPALAEQTRRHWPFLRDRRVDAYDGLTELWGE from the coding sequence ATGACCGCGCCCTTCACCGCCGGACTCATTCAAATGGCCCCGGCCAAAACCAAGGCCGCGTCCCTGGCCAAGGCCGCCACCCTCATCCATGAGGCCGCAGCCTGCGGGGCCAATGTGGTCTGCCTGCCGGAACTCTTCACCACGCCGTACTTCTGCCGTACCCAGGACCATGCCGCCTTCGACCTGGCCGAGCCCATCCCCGGTCCCACCACCCAGGCCATGGCCAAGGCCGCCCGGGACAACGACGTCACCGTCATCGCCCCGCTCTTCGAACGCCGCGGCCCGGGGCTGTATCACAACTCCCTGGCCGTCATCGGCCCCGAGGGCGAGATGACCGGCATCTATCGCAAAATGCACATCCCCCACGACCCGGGCTTTGAGGAAAAATTCTACTTCACGCCCGGCGACCTGGGGTTTCGGGCCTTCCCCACCCCGAACGGCACAATCGGCGCGCTCATCTGCTGGGACCAGTGGTTCCCCGAGGCCGCCCGGGCCACGGCCCTTCTCGGCGCGATCATGCTCTTCTACCCCACGGCCATCGGCTGGCATCCCTCGGAAAAGGCCGAATTCGGGGAAACCCAGCGCGATGCCTGGATGACCGTGCAACGCAGCCACGCCATCACAAACGGCCTCTACGTGGCCGCCGTCAACCGCGTGGGCGTCGAGGGCAAGGGCAAGGCCTACGCCGGAAGCCTGGAATTCTGGGGATCGTCGTTTGTGGCCGACCCCATGGGCCGGATCATCGCCCAGGCCCCCGTCGACGCCGAGACCATCCTCACCGCAGACATAGACCCCGCCCTGGCGGAACAGACCCGCCGCCATTGGCCGTTTCTGCGCGACCGCCGCGTGGATGCCTACGACGGGCTGACGGAGCTGTGGGGAGAATGA